In a single window of the Anaerotruncus rubiinfantis genome:
- a CDS encoding CaiB/BaiF CoA transferase family protein: MLEGMKVLSFVHGLYGCGASQILADLGADVVRVEWDPENRGRPGSDYRKNGEGIFFLLTGRNQKSFAADLSLPGGRAAVVRLLEEYDTVIENCPPGFLAGLGLGYETLRTRFPRLVWCSCTAYGNGGPRAGEVDDELLMQAASGLAWLNGPGSKPPVPAGAALIEQHAASLLALGLVAAARDRDRTGRGHLVETNLLLASLDMQIETVGYYSNGGRFIPRVDTGLSTRIHQSPYGVYHTADGYITVSLTHHDRLSQIFTPGVMDRFTERDAMENREEFDKVVCEELKKRTTAEWIALFDTLKDMWYSPVNEYEQMLRDEQVIYNRPFLQMQVPEAGKVQVLGHPNRYDGENLPLRSTPPAFGEDTGTLLRRCGYTEEEIEALDRTGTVQIHQEKKE, encoded by the coding sequence ATGCTTGAGGGTATGAAGGTTCTTAGCTTTGTCCATGGACTTTATGGCTGCGGTGCAAGCCAGATTTTGGCTGATCTTGGAGCTGATGTGGTGCGGGTCGAATGGGATCCCGAAAACCGTGGACGCCCTGGCAGCGATTACCGGAAAAACGGAGAAGGTATCTTCTTTCTCCTGACCGGACGCAACCAGAAAAGTTTTGCCGCCGACCTTTCGCTGCCGGGAGGCCGCGCGGCGGTGGTTCGATTGCTTGAAGAGTACGATACAGTGATTGAAAACTGTCCCCCGGGTTTCCTGGCAGGGCTTGGGCTCGGATATGAAACGCTCCGGACACGCTTTCCGAGGCTTGTCTGGTGTTCCTGTACCGCCTATGGAAACGGCGGCCCGCGTGCGGGGGAGGTGGATGATGAACTGCTCATGCAGGCTGCCAGCGGGCTTGCCTGGCTCAATGGTCCGGGCAGCAAACCGCCGGTGCCGGCAGGTGCGGCGCTCATCGAGCAGCACGCGGCGTCGCTTTTAGCCCTGGGGCTTGTGGCTGCGGCACGTGACCGGGACCGCACCGGAAGGGGGCACCTGGTCGAAACGAACCTGCTTTTGGCTTCACTCGATATGCAGATCGAAACGGTTGGTTACTATTCAAACGGTGGACGCTTTATCCCGCGGGTGGACACCGGCCTTTCGACCCGTATCCATCAGTCCCCTTACGGCGTTTACCACACAGCGGACGGATACATCACCGTTTCGCTGACCCATCATGACCGGTTGAGCCAAATTTTTACGCCGGGCGTAATGGATCGCTTCACCGAGCGGGACGCGATGGAGAACCGCGAGGAATTTGACAAAGTGGTCTGCGAGGAACTGAAAAAGCGTACGACCGCCGAATGGATCGCACTGTTTGACACGCTCAAAGACATGTGGTATTCCCCAGTGAACGAATATGAGCAGATGCTGCGGGATGAGCAGGTGATCTATAACCGTCCTTTTTTGCAGATGCAGGTTCCTGAGGCGGGGAAGGTTCAGGTTTTGGGGCATCCCAACCGCTATGACGGGGAAAACCTCCCGCTGCGCAGTACGCCGCCCGCCTTTGGGGAGGACACCGGCACGCTGCTGCGCCGGTGCGGATACACAGAAGAAGAAATCGAAGCGCTGGACCGAACAGGGACGGTGCAAATCCATCAGGAAAAGAAGGAGTAA
- a CDS encoding enoyl-CoA hydratase/isomerase family protein translates to MEYQNKMILVEKPAKHVALLTLNNPPLNLVTLELSAELRDTLFKLERDDEVRVVVLTGSGQRAFCVGSDVKEFPQVWDDVIGKKLQKENETFNAIEFLEKPVIAAMEGNVCGGGYEMAMACDLRILSEAGRIAQPEINLGVFPGSGGLFRLPKLVGASKAMEMMFLGEFIDAPDCLRLGLVNRLAPAGEVVRTALEMAARIAEKPFEAVKLIKKGVREIGMVPTAECFYKNLDFSRTIFQTPDCAEGVDAFLHKRSPEFQ, encoded by the coding sequence ATGGAATATCAAAATAAAATGATTCTCGTGGAGAAACCCGCGAAGCATGTCGCGCTTCTGACGCTTAACAACCCGCCGCTCAACCTTGTAACCTTGGAATTGAGCGCGGAACTGCGCGATACCCTCTTTAAACTCGAACGGGACGACGAGGTGCGCGTCGTGGTGCTGACCGGTTCAGGCCAGCGTGCTTTCTGCGTCGGCTCGGATGTCAAGGAGTTTCCCCAGGTCTGGGACGATGTCATCGGCAAGAAGCTGCAGAAGGAGAACGAAACCTTCAATGCGATTGAATTCCTTGAGAAACCGGTGATTGCGGCAATGGAAGGCAATGTTTGCGGAGGCGGCTATGAGATGGCCATGGCCTGCGACCTGCGGATTCTTTCGGAGGCGGGACGTATCGCGCAGCCAGAAATCAACCTCGGTGTCTTTCCTGGCAGCGGAGGGCTTTTCCGCCTGCCGAAGCTGGTCGGCGCATCCAAGGCAATGGAGATGATGTTCCTTGGTGAATTCATCGACGCGCCCGACTGCCTGCGCCTTGGACTGGTCAACCGTCTGGCGCCCGCCGGCGAGGTGGTCAGAACCGCGCTGGAGATGGCCGCGCGTATCGCTGAAAAACCGTTTGAAGCGGTCAAACTTATCAAGAAGGGCGTGCGGGAGATCGGTATGGTGCCGACCGCGGAATGTTTCTATAAAAATCTCGACTTCAGCAGGACGATTTTCCAAACGCCGGACTGCGCGGAGGGCGTGGATGCCTTCTTGCATAAGCGTTCGCCGGAATTTCAATAA
- a CDS encoding FAD-binding protein produces MNRLATDVLIVGGGGAAGRAAIAAADAGADVLIATKKPLGLGGTTTYPVAEMAGYNAGNPAKPGDVERHYQDIVDAGQGMADPRLAAILAENAPRTVAELEKWGVAFDMEGDDYYIFQSCFASAPRTHVIRGHGDPIVHAMMQQIALRPNIRELSGITIVELLMRDGVCRGAWGVDKAGGFVRIDAGAVVLATGGASQAFEKNLNPGDVSGDGYLLGYEAGAELINMEFMQAGLGISHPITNIFNGYIWAAHPRLQNGRGESFVEKYLPAGMPPEHVMDEHRRHFPFSSSDDSKYLEITIQKEICAGNACAHGGICADLTHMTDAYVDSIPDDCGLHHMWRVARDHMRENGLDLLKQTVEISVFAHAINGGVRINERSASSLPGLYAAGEVAGGPHGADRLGGNMMVTCQVFGEIAGRSAAEWARGQKGLAVDAGKPSAALEGILHKRIDTNAMIAHMQKVNQKNLLVCRSEKSLERVQELVQDLLREIEQAPTQDAVRMDNFRLYSMLVSSGLMAQAAQGRKESRGAHFREDYPQTDSALGKPAVQKKNT; encoded by the coding sequence ATGAACAGACTGGCAACGGATGTGCTGATTGTCGGCGGCGGCGGCGCGGCTGGCCGGGCGGCCATCGCTGCCGCCGACGCGGGAGCGGATGTGCTCATCGCCACCAAAAAACCGCTTGGACTTGGCGGGACAACCACCTATCCGGTGGCGGAAATGGCCGGCTACAATGCGGGCAACCCTGCAAAACCCGGCGATGTCGAACGGCATTACCAGGACATCGTCGACGCTGGCCAGGGGATGGCCGATCCCAGGCTCGCCGCTATTCTGGCGGAAAACGCGCCGCGTACGGTGGCCGAGCTGGAAAAATGGGGCGTAGCTTTCGACATGGAAGGGGACGATTATTATATCTTCCAAAGCTGTTTTGCCAGCGCCCCGAGAACCCATGTCATCCGTGGGCACGGCGATCCGATCGTGCATGCCATGATGCAGCAGATCGCCTTGCGTCCGAACATCCGGGAGCTCAGTGGGATTACAATTGTGGAATTGCTGATGCGTGACGGCGTCTGCCGCGGCGCCTGGGGGGTGGACAAAGCGGGCGGCTTCGTACGAATAGACGCGGGAGCGGTGGTGCTTGCGACTGGCGGAGCTTCCCAGGCGTTTGAAAAAAACCTGAATCCCGGCGATGTAAGTGGGGACGGTTATCTGCTTGGCTACGAAGCCGGAGCGGAGCTGATCAACATGGAGTTCATGCAGGCGGGTCTGGGGATCTCCCACCCGATTACGAATATCTTCAACGGCTATATCTGGGCCGCGCATCCGCGTTTACAAAATGGTAGGGGAGAAAGTTTTGTGGAAAAATACCTCCCTGCCGGTATGCCCCCGGAACATGTTATGGATGAGCACCGGCGGCATTTTCCGTTTTCTTCGAGCGATGACTCGAAATATCTCGAAATCACCATCCAAAAGGAGATCTGCGCGGGAAATGCCTGCGCGCACGGCGGCATCTGCGCGGATCTGACCCACATGACAGACGCCTATGTGGACAGCATCCCGGACGACTGCGGGCTGCATCATATGTGGCGGGTCGCGCGCGATCACATGCGCGAAAACGGACTCGACCTTTTAAAACAGACGGTGGAAATCTCGGTCTTTGCACATGCTATTAACGGCGGCGTGCGTATCAACGAGCGCTCCGCCTCAAGCCTGCCGGGACTTTACGCGGCAGGGGAGGTGGCGGGCGGCCCGCACGGCGCCGACCGTTTGGGTGGAAATATGATGGTTACCTGCCAGGTATTCGGAGAAATCGCCGGACGCAGTGCAGCGGAGTGGGCCCGCGGACAGAAAGGGCTGGCGGTGGATGCGGGAAAGCCTTCGGCGGCGCTTGAGGGGATCCTGCATAAACGAATCGATACCAATGCGATGATTGCGCACATGCAGAAGGTGAACCAGAAAAACCTTTTGGTTTGCCGCAGCGAGAAAAGCCTGGAACGTGTGCAGGAGCTTGTGCAGGATCTGCTGCGCGAGATTGAGCAGGCGCCCACGCAGGACGCGGTTCGCATGGACAATTTCCGCCTTTACAGCATGCTGGTTTCCAGCGGCCTGATGGCACAGGCCGCGCAGGGCCGCAAGGAGAGCCGGGGCGCGCATTTCCGCGAGGATTATCCGCAAACCGATTCCGCGCTCGGGAAGCCTGCCGTGCAGAAAAAGAACACCTGA
- a CDS encoding MurR/RpiR family transcriptional regulator: MPDFSGKVSGKFDTLTHSQKAVAHYAMEHMDMIAFNTLDDIATKIGVSTTTIIRFARELGYSGYSDMQKDVQSSIMDKVSLPERFTSKRDSINRDKLLMDTVQNDIADITNTLSNISQDSLRQAIDMIASARNIYVLGMRSSFALAHYMTSRLGQIRPGVKLIQSIGMIFPEEMVGAGSEDICIAYLFPRYSKTAANLILWLKNMGVRVILFTSQNYAAVQSYGDVFLPCSVGGVSFKNSFVAPMSLTNYLAAAVALQDYSGALETLRQTEEFLNKGYYLGL; encoded by the coding sequence ATGCCCGATTTCTCCGGCAAAGTTTCCGGCAAATTCGATACGCTCACCCATTCCCAGAAGGCTGTCGCGCATTATGCGATGGAGCATATGGATATGATCGCTTTCAATACCCTTGACGATATTGCCACAAAAATCGGCGTGAGTACCACCACCATCATCCGCTTCGCCCGGGAACTCGGGTACAGCGGCTATTCCGATATGCAGAAGGACGTCCAGAGCTCCATCATGGACAAAGTCAGTCTGCCCGAACGGTTTACCAGCAAGCGCGACTCGATCAACCGGGATAAACTCCTGATGGACACCGTACAAAATGACATTGCCGATATCACCAACACCCTCTCGAACATCTCGCAGGACAGTCTCAGGCAGGCCATTGACATGATTGCCTCCGCCCGAAATATTTATGTTCTGGGGATGCGCAGTTCATTTGCGCTGGCCCACTACATGACCTCCCGGCTCGGCCAGATCCGTCCCGGCGTCAAGCTGATTCAGTCGATCGGTATGATCTTTCCGGAGGAGATGGTCGGCGCGGGCAGCGAGGATATCTGCATTGCCTACCTCTTCCCCCGCTATTCAAAAACTGCCGCAAACCTGATCCTGTGGCTGAAAAACATGGGGGTAAGAGTGATCCTTTTCACCAGCCAGAACTACGCGGCCGTCCAGAGCTACGGCGACGTGTTCCTGCCGTGCAGCGTGGGCGGCGTCTCCTTCAAAAACTCGTTCGTCGCGCCGATGTCGCTCACCAACTATCTGGCTGCGGCAGTCGCGCTGCAGGATTACTCCGGTGCGCTCGAAACATTGCGCCAGACCGAGGAATTTCTCAATAAAGGCTATTACCTCGGCCTCTGA
- the eno gene encoding phosphopyruvate hydratase encodes MSKIKSVTARQIIDCKCRPMVEVDVVTDDGFIGTASAPTGSSVGMYEAYVLRDNDPNEYDGQSVHKAVDNVKNILGPAIIGMDVTDQRAIDEKMIALDGTPNKEKLGGNAIYSVSAAVLRAASAAAKMPTYRYLCGRDIKTVPVPSFNVINGGKYGDVHLAFNEFLIVPYKAKDIYEAVEIAVKVFNKLGVILKKFLGADPQVARSYGWAAPSNDPEVVLDLMQEAIDACGYHDKVAFAFDCASSEVYDAETNTYLMKDKRITADELIAYTKALTEKYNFVFIEDLLDENDWEHYPKAVEQIKRTIIIGDDLIVTNPERLKRAYDTKAVEGFILKPNQIGTITEALDAHAFAKEHGMISVPSGRAGGVVGDIVMDFSVGLEVPIQKNGAPRSGERIDKLNFLMRACDTTPGCHMTDITGLVRF; translated from the coding sequence ATGTCCAAAATTAAAAGTGTAACCGCCCGTCAGATCATCGACTGCAAATGCCGTCCGATGGTCGAAGTAGATGTCGTCACCGACGACGGGTTTATCGGTACCGCCAGCGCCCCGACCGGTTCTTCGGTCGGCATGTACGAGGCATATGTCCTGCGCGACAACGATCCCAACGAGTATGACGGCCAGAGCGTGCACAAAGCGGTCGACAACGTCAAAAATATCCTCGGCCCGGCCATCATCGGCATGGACGTCACCGACCAGCGCGCGATCGACGAGAAGATGATTGCGCTCGACGGTACTCCCAATAAAGAAAAACTCGGCGGCAACGCCATCTATTCGGTTTCCGCGGCCGTTCTGCGCGCCGCTTCCGCCGCTGCCAAAATGCCGACCTACCGGTATCTGTGCGGCCGCGACATCAAAACCGTCCCGGTTCCGTCCTTCAACGTCATCAACGGCGGCAAATACGGCGACGTACACCTCGCTTTCAATGAATTCCTGATCGTCCCTTACAAAGCGAAGGACATCTACGAGGCGGTCGAGATCGCTGTCAAGGTGTTCAATAAGCTCGGCGTGATCCTCAAGAAATTCCTCGGCGCGGACCCGCAGGTCGCCCGTTCCTACGGCTGGGCTGCTCCGTCCAACGATCCCGAGGTCGTCCTCGACCTGATGCAGGAAGCCATTGACGCCTGCGGCTATCACGACAAGGTCGCGTTCGCATTTGACTGCGCTTCGAGTGAAGTTTACGATGCTGAAACCAACACCTATCTGATGAAGGACAAACGCATCACCGCTGACGAACTGATCGCTTATACCAAAGCGCTCACTGAAAAATACAACTTCGTCTTCATCGAGGACCTGCTCGACGAGAACGACTGGGAACACTATCCGAAGGCTGTCGAACAGATCAAACGCACCATCATCATCGGCGACGACCTGATCGTCACCAATCCGGAACGCCTGAAACGCGCCTATGACACCAAAGCGGTGGAAGGCTTCATCCTCAAGCCGAACCAGATCGGCACCATCACCGAGGCGCTCGACGCACACGCGTTCGCCAAGGAGCATGGCATGATCTCGGTTCCGTCCGGACGCGCCGGCGGCGTTGTCGGCGATATCGTCATGGACTTCTCGGTCGGCCTCGAAGTGCCCATCCAGAAGAATGGCGCGCCGCGTTCCGGCGAGCGCATCGACAAACTCAATTTCCTGATGCGCGCCTGCGACACCACCCCCGGCTGCCATATGACCGATATCACCGGGCTTGTCCGCTTCTAA
- a CDS encoding glycerate kinase type-2 family protein produces the protein MSQKIRNRADILSHGDVKSREIVLDITEKTLQRLDSYQRIKSIMHMEGDILHIGTKSWDLSKKKNVYLLGAGKACNHMAMAVDEVLGDHLTRGIAIVKISEPTDVFRKTEVYVGGHPLPNEEGLRACHKILDIVDNAGPDDLFIVVISGGSSALMSCPIEGLTLQDEIDVTDVMLKSGANIFEINAIRRHISQMNGGMLAKRIEARGSELIGFGISDAVASPATGDIGIPYAKYRGTPMGPDQTTLEEARRVIRDYGVEDRLPKKVVEYLMNVGEEGETPKAFPNNTYFLLNTLPDSCIYAKEVAEEMGLNAMILTSFLEGEAKDVGAIFGSIAREIQTYGNPIQAPCVLLSSGEATTKILDNATITGHGGPGQEETLSFALVAQKAPGSCLLSIDSEGTDGTAPIAGGITDSQSYATSLEKGVDIYASLRGHAAYEALDAIGDTVFTGNTGTNLCDFNVMYVPKLEK, from the coding sequence ATGAGTCAGAAAATCCGTAACCGCGCAGACATCCTTTCCCACGGCGATGTGAAGTCCAGGGAAATCGTCCTGGATATCACCGAAAAAACCCTTCAGCGGCTTGACAGCTACCAGCGTATCAAGAGCATCATGCACATGGAGGGCGACATCCTTCACATTGGAACCAAGTCCTGGGATCTTTCCAAAAAGAAGAACGTCTACCTGCTCGGCGCGGGCAAAGCCTGCAACCATATGGCAATGGCGGTTGACGAAGTCCTCGGCGACCATCTGACCCGCGGCATCGCGATCGTCAAGATCAGCGAACCGACCGATGTATTCCGCAAGACCGAAGTCTATGTCGGCGGGCATCCCCTCCCGAACGAGGAAGGCCTGCGCGCCTGCCACAAGATCCTCGACATCGTCGACAACGCCGGTCCGGACGATTTGTTCATCGTGGTCATCTCCGGCGGCAGCTCCGCGCTGATGAGCTGCCCGATCGAGGGTCTCACCCTGCAGGATGAGATCGACGTCACCGACGTCATGCTCAAATCCGGCGCGAACATCTTTGAAATCAACGCCATCCGCCGCCATATCTCCCAGATGAACGGCGGTATGCTCGCCAAACGCATCGAAGCGCGCGGCAGCGAGCTGATCGGCTTCGGCATCTCCGATGCGGTCGCCTCCCCCGCCACCGGCGACATCGGTATCCCTTACGCCAAATACCGCGGCACCCCGATGGGACCTGACCAGACCACCCTCGAAGAAGCCCGCCGCGTCATCCGCGACTACGGCGTCGAGGATCGTCTGCCCAAGAAGGTTGTCGAGTACCTTATGAATGTGGGCGAAGAGGGCGAAACCCCGAAGGCGTTCCCGAACAACACTTATTTCCTGCTCAACACTCTGCCGGATTCCTGCATCTATGCGAAGGAAGTCGCGGAAGAAATGGGTCTGAATGCCATGATCCTGACCTCCTTCCTCGAAGGCGAGGCGAAGGACGTCGGCGCAATCTTCGGTTCGATCGCGCGTGAGATCCAGACCTACGGCAATCCGATCCAGGCGCCGTGCGTCCTGCTCTCCTCCGGCGAAGCGACCACCAAGATCCTCGACAACGCCACCATCACCGGTCATGGCGGACCTGGACAGGAAGAGACCCTCAGCTTCGCGCTCGTTGCACAGAAGGCCCCGGGCAGCTGCCTGCTTTCGATCGACTCGGAAGGCACCGACGGCACCGCCCCGATCGCCGGCGGCATCACCGACTCCCAGAGTTATGCAACCTCGCTCGAAAAGGGCGTCGATATCTACGCTTCCCTGCGCGGCCACGCAGCCTATGAGGCGCTCGACGCGATCGGCGACACCGTCTTTACCGGCAACACCGGCACCAACCTGTGCGACTTCAACGTCATGTACGTTCCGAAGCTCGAGAAATAA
- a CDS encoding tyramine oxidase subunit B, whose protein sequence is MGHKTEFLYLSEPDLIKVGVLDEKRCVDVSEEVFKLLSEGDYLMGGPNHNSHGMGIIFPKAEDCKFPNMPVAGPDRRFFAMPAYLGGRFDCCGVKWYGSNAANPARGLPRSVLTVLLNDKDTGEPLAFLSANLISAMRTGAVPGVAARYLARKDSEVGVIVGCGPINKSCFRSIMPQVPSIKKVYCYDLFEDKAQATADWVKEEYGVEGVVATSLEEAVRAGDVITVAASRLKPLMFDSSWVKKGSTILFSGPGKGDEKFWTDAKIIYDHIGLHEAYVEEAIASGDKAGYYSGVIGGPIYTLIDEGKIQPLKESTSIGDVARGIKSGRDNDDQVIVFVACGMAVFDVAWSYDLYKKAQEMGVGQTLKIWDDPHWK, encoded by the coding sequence ATGGGACACAAGACTGAATTCCTTTATCTGTCCGAGCCTGACCTGATTAAAGTTGGCGTACTTGATGAGAAACGCTGCGTAGACGTTTCCGAAGAAGTTTTCAAACTTCTTTCCGAGGGTGACTACCTGATGGGTGGCCCGAATCACAACAGCCATGGCATGGGCATCATCTTCCCGAAAGCGGAAGACTGCAAATTCCCGAATATGCCGGTTGCAGGTCCTGATAGACGTTTCTTCGCAATGCCTGCGTATCTCGGCGGCCGTTTCGACTGCTGCGGTGTGAAATGGTATGGCTCGAATGCTGCGAACCCCGCACGCGGCCTGCCCCGTTCGGTTCTGACTGTTCTGCTCAACGATAAAGACACCGGCGAGCCGCTCGCATTCCTGTCCGCCAACCTCATCAGCGCGATGAGAACCGGCGCTGTTCCGGGCGTTGCGGCGCGTTATCTGGCCCGCAAAGATTCCGAAGTTGGCGTTATCGTCGGCTGCGGCCCGATCAACAAATCCTGCTTCCGTTCGATCATGCCGCAGGTTCCTTCCATCAAGAAGGTTTACTGCTATGACCTGTTTGAGGACAAAGCGCAGGCCACCGCGGACTGGGTCAAAGAGGAATACGGCGTGGAAGGCGTTGTCGCCACTTCTCTGGAAGAAGCTGTCCGCGCCGGTGATGTTATCACTGTTGCCGCTTCCCGTCTGAAACCCCTCATGTTCGACAGCTCCTGGGTCAAGAAAGGCTCGACCATCCTGTTCTCCGGTCCTGGAAAGGGCGACGAGAAGTTCTGGACCGATGCGAAGATCATTTATGACCACATTGGCCTGCACGAAGCTTATGTTGAGGAAGCGATCGCTTCCGGCGACAAAGCGGGTTATTATTCCGGCGTTATCGGCGGACCGATCTACACCCTGATCGACGAGGGCAAGATCCAGCCGCTTAAGGAATCCACCAGTATCGGTGATGTTGCCCGCGGCATCAAATCCGGCCGTGACAATGACGATCAGGTTATCGTCTTCGTTGCCTGCGGTATGGCGGTATTCGATGTAGCGTGGAGCTATGACCTCTACAAGAAAGCCCAGGAGATGGGCGTTGGACAGACGCTGAAGATCTGGGATGACCCGCACTGGAAATAA
- a CDS encoding L-fuculose-phosphate aldolase, which yields MPLTKERELVVKHLQKLISHGLTKGTGGNISIFNREEGLLAVSPSGVEYETLTPQDICVMEPDGKLVEGRWKPTSEWDLHRVIYEERPDVNAVVHTHSTYSCILACLNMGIEPCSYLIGYAGGDVRCTRYCTFGTPELAQSVLQGMRERNAVLLGNHGLVACGKDIRTAFDTAEEIEFCAEIYYKAKLVGNPVMLTDAELAAVLEKFKTYGAHPDKPAD from the coding sequence ATGCCGCTTACAAAAGAACGGGAACTGGTCGTAAAGCATCTGCAAAAACTTATCTCTCATGGGCTCACCAAAGGCACCGGTGGGAATATCAGTATTTTTAACAGGGAAGAGGGCCTTTTGGCAGTTAGTCCGAGCGGGGTGGAATACGAAACGCTGACGCCGCAGGACATCTGCGTGATGGAGCCGGACGGAAAGTTGGTGGAGGGCAGGTGGAAACCGACCAGCGAATGGGACCTGCACCGGGTCATCTATGAGGAGCGGCCGGACGTGAACGCGGTGGTGCACACCCACAGTACCTATTCGTGCATCCTGGCGTGTCTCAATATGGGGATCGAGCCGTGCTCCTATCTCATCGGATACGCGGGAGGCGATGTACGCTGCACCAGGTACTGTACCTTCGGCACGCCGGAGCTGGCCCAAAGCGTCCTCCAGGGCATGCGGGAACGCAACGCAGTCCTGCTCGGCAACCATGGCCTGGTGGCCTGTGGAAAGGATATCCGGACAGCTTTTGACACGGCGGAAGAGATTGAATTCTGCGCGGAGATCTATTATAAAGCGAAACTGGTGGGAAATCCAGTCATGCTCACCGATGCGGAGCTGGCCGCAGTGCTCGAAAAGTTCAAGACCTACGGCGCCCACCCGGACAAGCCTGCGGATTGA
- a CDS encoding zinc-ribbon domain-containing protein gives MTCPKCGKSIPDESSFCMHCGSLIDPLDAIEQLENPKRHCAICGCELPETSIADVCVGCLYQRDFKSSDDAEPETDGPSGPPKAAAFSISSSGLESDFVPDFDLDDLPPVPGDSEELSSASSVFPTGGPAPFATDEPAAFRADEPVTFQASESAVRSSDLFSPSKPFTVHIDDADYYEQPVPQQNKDEKQPKEPNSPSRRSPKWLVILGVMLVLAAACVVIVPRLLPAAGFLPGLSDAGKPSSEQDEQAVVYAHEMVKAAAFSPQSVHFDQKSLEMTHNGDIYTFTQRFERLTASGENAASVFTAVLRIETSTQGYVPLMLQVDDSILYDYRQ, from the coding sequence ATGACCTGTCCAAAATGCGGCAAAAGCATCCCCGACGAGAGTTCCTTTTGCATGCATTGCGGGAGCCTTATCGATCCTTTGGATGCCATCGAACAGCTGGAAAACCCCAAGCGGCATTGCGCTATCTGCGGCTGCGAGCTGCCTGAAACCAGCATCGCGGATGTCTGCGTCGGCTGCCTCTATCAACGGGACTTCAAGTCGTCCGACGATGCTGAACCCGAAACAGACGGGCCGTCCGGTCCGCCAAAAGCCGCTGCTTTTTCTATCTCCTCCAGCGGGTTGGAATCCGATTTTGTCCCGGATTTTGACCTTGACGACCTGCCGCCTGTTCCCGGTGATTCGGAGGAGTTATCTTCCGCATCCTCCGTTTTTCCCACCGGCGGGCCAGCGCCGTTTGCCACCGATGAACCGGCAGCTTTCCGGGCTGACGAACCGGTGACCTTCCAGGCCAGCGAATCCGCCGTCCGTTCATCTGATCTATTTTCTCCCTCAAAGCCCTTTACCGTGCATATTGACGATGCGGACTATTATGAACAGCCTGTCCCGCAGCAAAACAAAGACGAAAAACAGCCAAAAGAGCCGAACTCCCCGTCCCGCCGCAGTCCGAAATGGCTGGTCATCCTGGGGGTTATGCTGGTCCTTGCGGCGGCCTGCGTGGTGATTGTCCCGCGCCTGCTGCCCGCAGCCGGTTTCCTGCCCGGACTGTCCGACGCCGGCAAGCCATCCAGCGAACAGGATGAACAGGCTGTCGTCTACGCGCATGAGATGGTGAAGGCCGCGGCGTTCAGCCCGCAAAGCGTCCATTTTGATCAGAAGAGCCTCGAGATGACCCACAACGGAGATATCTATACGTTCACCCAGCGCTTTGAACGGCTCACCGCATCCGGAGAAAACGCCGCATCGGTATTCACAGCCGTTCTCCGGATTGAAACCAGCACTCAGGGATATGTCCCTCTGATGCTCCAGGTTGATGATTCGATCCTGTACGATTACCGTCAATAG